In the genome of Candidatus Nitrosotenuis sp. DW1, one region contains:
- a CDS encoding universal stress protein has protein sequence MLPNMRKILVPLDGSRNSFRSLNYAIYLARQCQTTLVGLYIDSGHTSLLISRPHKSPDPKVVKTVKKFMEDAKTKSARNGIEFNYEIITGVDPAYDILKYAVKMKADLIIMGARGLGEFKKMFLGSTSNYVLHKSTIPVLIVK, from the coding sequence ATGTTGCCTAATATGAGAAAAATTCTTGTCCCACTAGATGGCTCTAGAAACTCTTTTCGCAGTCTTAATTATGCAATTTATTTGGCAAGACAGTGCCAAACAACGTTAGTAGGACTGTATATCGACTCTGGGCATACTTCGCTTCTCATCAGCAGGCCACACAAAAGCCCTGATCCAAAAGTAGTCAAAACAGTCAAAAAATTCATGGAAGACGCAAAAACAAAATCTGCAAGAAACGGAATAGAGTTCAATTATGAAATAATAACAGGAGTCGATCCGGCCTATGACATACTAAAATACGCAGTAAAGATGAAAGCAGACCTGATTATAATGGGTGCAAGGGGTTTGGGAGAATTTAAGAAAATGTTTCTTGGCAGCACATCAAACTACGTGTTGCACAAGTCTACAATTCCAGTATTGATTGTAAAATAA
- a CDS encoding universal stress protein, protein MYKKILVPYDGSKQSDKALKHACDLAKHSGAHVFLLNVVPDILLPPLAATNLRGEGKSSKDLLKELYFNLKSNAKTMLESKKKNYEEKNVTISIFVTMGNTTAKIIEYIKEKNVDLVVLGTTGMSGFSKIKALGSVARNVSEKSPCPVLLVP, encoded by the coding sequence GTGTACAAAAAAATTCTCGTTCCTTATGATGGCTCAAAGCAATCAGATAAGGCATTAAAACATGCCTGTGATCTCGCAAAGCATAGCGGTGCACATGTTTTTCTTTTGAATGTTGTACCAGACATATTATTGCCACCGCTTGCTGCAACCAATTTGAGAGGTGAGGGAAAATCGTCTAAAGATCTTCTAAAGGAACTCTACTTTAATCTAAAATCTAATGCAAAAACAATGCTTGAATCCAAAAAGAAAAACTATGAAGAAAAAAACGTAACTATCAGTATTTTTGTCACAATGGGCAATACTACAGCAAAGATTATCGAGTACATAAAAGAAAAGAATGTGGATTTGGTTGTACTTGGCACAACCGGCATGAGTGGATTTTCAAAAATAAAGGCCTTGGGAAGCGTGGCACGCAATGTTTCCGAAAAATCACCATGTCCAGTTTTACTTGTGCCTTGA
- a CDS encoding sodium:calcium antiporter — protein MSELIIDLVLLIVFLAVLVKSANFAIDSISKFSKRTGIGELAAGFIIVAISTSTPELSVAVFSIHTENVGITLGDIFGSNVTNIALVAAIFLLLSPVKMIEKKTLKNFLPLLLSASAIPALLLLVQTGSKFIGILLLAVFGFFIYYIFKNNPKDDYEQIERTGSIYNPLICFFIGIGLVIFSAKMIVDSASAIALSSGIREAIIGSTIVALGTSLPELTVDIAAVRKKHLSLALGDIIGSCIINITLVLGLVLVLTEIHTNFIVLSTLVGFALLSPMILLILLRKGKIRRIQSAIMLAIYASFLLMSFELHQIDPISQLSFTN, from the coding sequence TTGTCAGAATTAATTATTGATCTGGTGCTGTTAATTGTATTTCTTGCAGTTCTTGTAAAGAGTGCAAATTTTGCCATAGACTCCATAAGTAAATTCTCAAAAAGAACTGGAATTGGTGAGCTCGCAGCGGGATTTATCATAGTTGCAATTTCTACATCGACGCCAGAACTCAGCGTGGCAGTGTTTTCAATTCATACTGAAAACGTGGGGATCACACTAGGGGATATCTTTGGCTCAAATGTTACCAACATTGCATTGGTGGCGGCGATATTCCTACTACTTTCACCAGTAAAAATGATTGAGAAAAAAACACTCAAAAACTTTCTGCCGTTGCTTTTATCGGCGTCTGCGATACCTGCTCTTTTATTGTTAGTTCAGACTGGGAGTAAATTTATTGGAATCCTTTTATTGGCTGTATTTGGATTTTTTATATACTATATCTTCAAAAACAATCCAAAAGATGATTATGAGCAAATAGAAAGAACGGGTTCTATCTACAACCCGCTCATCTGCTTTTTCATTGGAATTGGGCTAGTCATTTTCAGCGCAAAGATGATCGTGGATAGTGCATCTGCGATTGCATTATCTTCTGGGATACGTGAGGCGATAATTGGAAGCACAATAGTTGCACTTGGCACATCGTTACCTGAGCTTACGGTGGATATTGCCGCAGTAAGAAAGAAACACCTAAGCTTAGCACTCGGTGACATTATCGGTTCCTGCATTATAAACATCACATTGGTTTTGGGCCTAGTGCTGGTATTAACTGAAATCCACACGAATTTCATTGTGCTGTCAACACTTGTTGGATTTGCACTCCTGTCTCCAATGATACTGTTGATTTTGTTGAGGAAAGGCAAGATTAGAAGGATTCAGAGCGCCATCATGCTTGCAATATATGCGTCGTTTTTATTGATGTCATTTGAGCTACATCAAATCGATCCCATATCACAATTGAGTTTTACAAATTGA
- a CDS encoding SLC13 family permease: MANSIASINKTGFFAGIVVFLLILFLPIGNLSFEAKAVLATAFMMGIWWITETIPIYITALIPLVMFPILSVGDVVKTSGSYVDRIIFLLLGGFFLASAIERCGLHKRFALHMIKIFGSRPKYVIGAFIIVTGSISAWMSNTATALLMMPIATALIASVNSKIKDRFAICLVLGIAYAASIGGLATLIGTPPNAIFASLAKSLVGMDVSFAKWMLVGLPISVISLFILWWYLVSAVRVGKEPLFEENDFVAKKLEELGKITVEEKIILAVFAVTVVAWITRGLFWSELLPMVDDSVIALAASLALFLISYKNKRMLDLKSASKIPWGILILVGGGLALAGGFVAVGLDTWIVSHLTFLVGLPYFAIIVVLLTIVVFLEFISNTATAALMIPIAASLARAMGIDPMLLMVPIAVGASFGFILPVSTPPNAIAVSSGFVKTKTMAKIGLPLNLITIISTAILTTLLVPLVWGQ, from the coding sequence GTGGCAAACTCAATTGCGTCAATAAACAAAACAGGATTTTTTGCAGGCATTGTCGTATTCCTGCTAATCTTGTTTCTGCCAATTGGCAATCTATCTTTTGAGGCAAAGGCAGTCCTTGCAACTGCATTTATGATGGGAATTTGGTGGATCACAGAAACAATCCCAATCTATATCACTGCTCTGATACCTTTGGTGATGTTCCCGATACTAAGCGTAGGCGATGTTGTAAAAACGTCTGGATCTTATGTCGATAGAATAATCTTCCTTCTTTTGGGCGGTTTTTTTCTTGCAAGTGCCATTGAAAGATGTGGGCTCCACAAAAGATTCGCATTACACATGATCAAAATATTTGGCTCAAGGCCAAAATATGTGATTGGCGCCTTCATAATAGTCACCGGTTCAATTTCCGCATGGATGAGTAACACTGCGACTGCATTGCTCATGATGCCAATTGCCACCGCATTGATTGCGTCGGTGAATTCTAAAATCAAAGACAGGTTTGCCATCTGCCTGGTTCTTGGAATTGCATACGCTGCAAGTATTGGAGGGCTTGCCACATTAATTGGAACCCCCCCAAATGCAATCTTTGCATCTCTGGCAAAATCACTGGTGGGCATGGACGTAAGCTTTGCTAAATGGATGCTAGTCGGCCTTCCAATTAGTGTGATATCGCTTTTTATTTTATGGTGGTATCTTGTCTCTGCCGTAAGGGTTGGCAAAGAACCGCTGTTTGAAGAAAATGATTTTGTTGCAAAGAAACTAGAAGAACTGGGGAAAATCACGGTAGAAGAAAAAATAATCCTTGCAGTTTTTGCAGTAACTGTCGTTGCTTGGATCACGCGCGGACTGTTCTGGTCGGAACTGCTTCCAATGGTGGATGACTCTGTAATTGCGCTTGCCGCGTCTCTTGCCTTATTCTTAATCTCTTACAAAAACAAAAGAATGCTTGACCTCAAGTCCGCATCAAAGATACCTTGGGGCATCTTGATTTTAGTTGGTGGCGGGCTAGCATTGGCAGGCGGATTTGTTGCTGTCGGATTGGATACTTGGATTGTATCGCATCTGACCTTTCTAGTCGGTCTGCCTTATTTTGCCATAATTGTTGTTCTGTTGACAATTGTGGTGTTTCTCGAATTTATCAGCAACACTGCAACCGCTGCACTGATGATCCCAATTGCCGCATCTCTTGCACGTGCAATGGGTATAGATCCGATGTTGCTAATGGTGCCAATTGCAGTTGGCGCAAGCTTTGGATTCATCCTGCCGGTGAGCACGCCTCCAAATGCCATTGCAGTGTCAAGCGGCTTTGTGAAAACAAAAACGATGGCAAAGATCGGCCTGCCTCTGAATTTAATCACAATAATCTCAACTGCGATCCTGACTACGTTGCTGGTTCCATTGGTATGGGGGCAATAG
- a CDS encoding tetratricopeptide repeat protein, with translation MKVIFAVFFFFAVVLLSQSAYAAPNIPSWVKDTAKWWVEGKITEKEFLNAIEYLVEKGYIVLDGQQNNENIILSTASTTKLLEAAVQNLKEEDNEVALLYFNEALKREPDNVKALVDKGIAMARTGDLDGAKYVFDQAIRVGEIKKNLDYRAVINAGIAISIYGNQTDAIPYFDRVITNADKVDANTRYAAYVNKGITYYEQGRYADAIEQYDEALEINPGRLGAIVNKANALQEMELYDEALKYFEKAYTITSDPLRWKPTFILVE, from the coding sequence GTGAAAGTCATTTTTGCCGTTTTTTTCTTTTTTGCTGTGGTTTTACTGTCTCAGAGTGCTTATGCTGCACCAAACATTCCTTCATGGGTAAAAGACACTGCCAAATGGTGGGTTGAAGGCAAGATCACAGAAAAAGAATTCCTAAACGCAATAGAGTACCTAGTAGAGAAAGGATACATTGTGTTGGACGGTCAACAAAACAATGAAAATATAATTCTGTCTACAGCAAGCACCACAAAATTACTGGAGGCTGCAGTGCAAAACCTCAAAGAAGAAGATAATGAAGTGGCACTTCTTTATTTCAACGAGGCGCTAAAGCGAGAACCAGACAACGTCAAAGCTCTTGTGGATAAGGGGATTGCTATGGCAAGGACAGGTGATCTGGACGGTGCAAAATACGTCTTTGACCAGGCAATCCGAGTGGGGGAAATAAAGAAGAACTTGGACTATAGGGCAGTAATTAATGCCGGCATAGCGATTTCAATATATGGAAATCAAACAGACGCAATACCCTATTTTGATAGGGTGATTACAAATGCAGACAAGGTGGACGCAAATACCCGGTATGCCGCATATGTCAACAAGGGAATCACGTACTATGAGCAAGGAAGGTATGCCGATGCCATAGAACAGTATGATGAGGCCTTGGAGATCAATCCTGGACGTCTTGGCGCCATAGTCAATAAAGCAAACGCTCTGCAAGAGATGGAGCTATATGATGAGGCTCTGAAATATTTTGAAAAAGCATACACCATCACATCTGATCCATTGCGATGGAAGCCAACTTTTATTCTAGTAGAATAG
- a CDS encoding response regulator, whose amino-acid sequence MDYRKTILLVDDDVDLLENTAFMIKGMGHDVFTARDGEDGISKYKDVKPNLTFMDIRMPKMDGYDAFFKIKQIDPAAKVILITAYNQDEKKYLKAKSMSLLDSIPKPYSFETLEGIINKYA is encoded by the coding sequence GTGGACTACCGAAAAACCATCCTGCTGGTGGATGATGATGTTGATTTGTTGGAAAACACTGCCTTTATGATTAAAGGCATGGGACATGACGTTTTTACTGCCCGTGACGGGGAGGACGGGATATCAAAATACAAGGATGTCAAGCCGAACCTGACGTTTATGGATATTAGGATGCCAAAAATGGATGGTTATGACGCGTTTTTTAAGATAAAGCAGATTGACCCTGCTGCCAAAGTCATTCTTATCACCGCATACAACCAGGACGAAAAAAAATACCTCAAGGCCAAAAGCATGTCTTTGCTTGACTCTATACCGAAGCCTTATTCTTTTGAAACATTAGAGGGCATAATCAACAAGTACGCCTAG
- a CDS encoding sensor histidine kinase: MKKLFETEKSLAEANARIKNERLTAIGELAASMAHDMKNPLGTIQSGMDIIRRNTTIDPQIGEVIQRMERAVSRMSHQVEDVLNFVRTTPLSLKPVSLNTIINSAIKSVEIPRTIQVVIMGDDVTITCDEKKMEIVFINLILNSTQSIPGEGKITIRINKANGNAVIEIEDTGLGVPQSVISDIFKPLVTTKQKGTGLGLASCKNIVEQHGGSIKFQNNPTIFTVTIPIHAN, translated from the coding sequence TTGAAAAAGTTATTCGAGACAGAAAAAAGCTTAGCAGAGGCAAACGCTCGCATAAAAAATGAAAGACTAACTGCCATTGGCGAGCTTGCAGCAAGTATGGCACACGACATGAAAAATCCCCTTGGCACGATTCAAAGCGGGATGGACATCATACGGAGAAATACTACAATTGATCCTCAGATTGGCGAAGTCATTCAAAGGATGGAGAGGGCAGTTTCCCGCATGTCTCATCAGGTGGAAGACGTTCTAAACTTTGTAAGGACAACCCCCCTTTCCCTAAAGCCTGTCTCGTTAAACACGATAATTAATTCTGCAATAAAATCAGTCGAAATCCCAAGAACGATTCAAGTTGTTATCATGGGCGACGATGTCACAATCACATGTGATGAGAAAAAAATGGAAATTGTATTTATCAATTTGATACTAAACTCCACTCAATCCATTCCGGGTGAAGGCAAAATCACAATTAGGATCAACAAAGCAAACGGAAACGCTGTGATAGAAATAGAAGACACTGGCCTTGGCGTGCCGCAGAGCGTTATTTCAGATATCTTCAAACCCCTCGTAACTACTAAGCAAAAGGGGACCGGCCTGGGACTTGCAAGTTGCAAAAACATTGTTGAGCAGCACGGCGGCTCGATCAAATTTCAGAACAATCCGACTATTTTTACCGTCACAATTCCAATACATGCCAATTGA
- a CDS encoding cache domain-containing protein, with translation MRISYLLIASITVLFLIYAIHSYFTYDFTVNEAKKTTLFRNQAQANNIMQDLDKYIDQKITNFHSLTQIKQIQLRVIESNRHFDPNSDLNELNSQIDAITDSKETPFLNGMLKNEISDELRDFASAYNDQYGYAVIKELFVTNQYGANIALAIGKSDYIQTDEEWWQITKNKQIYVGPMEFDSDYNDHIITFAYPILDDSSDYIGTLSVSVSFRVLLQEFVNDADVVNAAKKTVVLLDENGNVLFENGNFFPTETPKEYFSDITLDNGSFEYVLASPTFISYASSIGYKDFRGLGWTVVIEQESSVIDEFEELEKNFLVSTLIGIISAAILGVTLSYFVTSPLGKLSKLTTRLGKGDFEAKPQKARLPRLTR, from the coding sequence TTGAGAATTTCATATTTGCTGATAGCGTCAATCACGGTGCTGTTCTTGATCTATGCGATTCATAGCTATTTTACCTATGATTTTACTGTCAACGAAGCAAAAAAGACAACGTTGTTTAGGAATCAGGCACAGGCAAACAACATCATGCAGGATCTTGACAAGTACATAGATCAGAAAATTACAAATTTTCATAGTTTGACACAAATAAAACAAATTCAATTAAGAGTGATTGAATCGAACCGACACTTTGATCCTAATTCCGATCTTAATGAATTGAATTCGCAAATTGATGCGATAACTGACAGTAAAGAGACTCCGTTTTTGAATGGTATGTTGAAAAATGAAATATCTGACGAGCTACGTGACTTTGCATCTGCATACAATGATCAATACGGCTATGCTGTGATTAAGGAACTATTTGTAACAAATCAATATGGTGCCAATATTGCTTTGGCAATTGGCAAGTCTGACTACATACAAACCGATGAAGAGTGGTGGCAAATCACAAAAAATAAACAAATCTATGTGGGACCGATGGAATTCGATAGTGATTACAACGATCACATAATCACATTCGCTTATCCTATTTTGGATGACTCTTCAGATTACATTGGTACTCTGAGCGTTTCTGTGAGTTTTCGTGTCTTGCTACAAGAGTTTGTAAATGATGCCGACGTTGTAAACGCTGCCAAAAAAACAGTTGTATTGCTAGATGAAAACGGGAATGTGTTATTTGAAAACGGAAACTTTTTTCCAACTGAGACACCTAAAGAATATTTTTCCGACATCACATTAGATAATGGAAGCTTTGAATATGTTCTGGCAAGCCCAACATTCATCTCTTATGCTTCGTCTATAGGGTATAAGGATTTTAGAGGTTTAGGTTGGACTGTTGTCATTGAGCAGGAATCCTCCGTGATTGATGAGTTTGAAGAACTCGAAAAAAACTTTCTGGTCTCGACACTAATTGGGATAATATCTGCCGCTATTTTGGGCGTCACATTGTCGTATTTTGTCACAAGCCCGCTTGGTAAACTATCAAAACTTACAACGCGCCTAGGGAAGGGAGATTTTGAGGCCAAACCCCAAAAAGCAAGATTGCCGAGATTAACTCGATAA
- a CDS encoding D-2-hydroxyacid dehydrogenase, translating to MSFSEKVLICDQVDAVLNNVLQKNGLTVTYEPQITPEDLAKKIGDYEIVVVRSRTTITKELVEKATKCKIMARVGVGLDNIDTEAAKAKNIRVINAVEGAMNAVAELVIGLMLAMARDIPRADRELRNDKWIKKELMGTELAGKYLGIVGLGNIGKRLARLARALNMNIIGFDVIPIDAEFAKEVGLMKADLDTLLQSSDYVSLHVPLLDSTKNLINAQRISTMKKTARIINTSRGGTVDENALYEALKAGTLGGAALDVFEKEPAIGNKLVSLPNFIATPHIGAQTKEAQSLAANVIAEKIIQILRGVL from the coding sequence ATGAGTTTTAGCGAGAAAGTTTTGATTTGTGATCAGGTTGACGCAGTTCTCAATAATGTTTTGCAAAAAAACGGGCTAACCGTAACATACGAGCCTCAAATAACCCCAGAGGATTTGGCAAAAAAAATCGGAGACTATGAAATCGTTGTAGTTAGGAGTAGGACCACCATCACAAAAGAACTGGTGGAAAAGGCAACGAAATGCAAAATAATGGCGCGCGTTGGCGTCGGCCTTGACAATATCGACACGGAAGCTGCCAAGGCAAAAAACATCCGTGTGATAAACGCAGTGGAAGGAGCAATGAATGCAGTAGCTGAGCTGGTGATAGGACTGATGCTTGCGATGGCGCGCGACATTCCAAGAGCAGACAGGGAGCTGCGAAATGACAAGTGGATAAAAAAAGAGCTAATGGGAACTGAGCTTGCAGGAAAATACCTTGGAATCGTGGGCCTTGGAAACATTGGGAAACGACTGGCAAGACTAGCTAGGGCACTTAACATGAACATCATCGGATTTGACGTCATTCCAATCGATGCCGAGTTTGCAAAGGAGGTAGGCCTCATGAAGGCGGACTTGGACACCTTGCTGCAAAGCTCCGACTATGTCTCATTGCACGTGCCGTTGCTGGATAGTACAAAAAATCTAATTAATGCGCAAAGAATTAGCACGATGAAAAAGACTGCTAGGATAATCAACACCTCGCGGGGCGGCACTGTGGATGAAAACGCCTTGTATGAGGCACTAAAGGCAGGAACCCTCGGCGGTGCCGCACTTGATGTGTTTGAAAAAGAGCCAGCAATTGGGAACAAGCTTGTGAGCCTGCCAAACTTTATTGCCACGCCTCACATTGGGGCGCAGACAAAAGAGGCCCAGTCACTTGCCGCAAATGTTATTGCAGAAAAGATAATCCAGATTCTGCGCGGCGTTCTGTAA
- a CDS encoding multicopper oxidase domain-containing protein yields the protein MLFSVTAVAVLAATLFGSTYTQTQVGSTMAVSKGNDDLVQKVHDMGGLKLVMPQAFAAVDCANIEEGRNVVSFDLTAESADLPIMGGSTYKAMTFSGQVPGPTLRVTQGDVVMMTLTVPDSEPTPHGNDMHASQMSAGNFGKVLPGESKTYCYVAEVPGTFKYHCSGVDVAAMDQHVLAGMYGITIVDPINGYKQLLLETTKVQDGKTVKARETVSADALEFQLQYNQLYLTEDGGYDQSAMFQHHATLNVVNGFSFGYVPNAAHNELILGNANKNIFVAQPWNSPNLKQYQSQLLFIEQGQHVRFFVENQGNEPVFFHIVGEIIDRVVQASVVQAKGTETWLVGGSQGMIADVVFDEPGVYVAVNHDYAAIFTGAATVMVVGDPFGLNDQLGTNVPSYAHLLGNPSDAIPPMGKNSIEHPKVNLHGLYTDARAAEIASELGI from the coding sequence ATGCTATTTTCCGTTACAGCAGTAGCGGTTCTAGCAGCAACGCTATTTGGAAGCACATACACACAAACACAAGTAGGCTCTACTATGGCAGTTTCCAAAGGAAACGATGACCTGGTTCAAAAAGTCCACGATATGGGCGGATTGAAACTTGTCATGCCACAGGCATTTGCAGCAGTAGACTGCGCAAATATAGAAGAAGGAAGAAACGTAGTTAGCTTTGATCTTACTGCAGAAAGTGCAGACCTCCCAATTATGGGCGGCAGCACATACAAAGCCATGACCTTTAGCGGCCAAGTCCCAGGACCAACCCTTAGAGTAACACAAGGCGATGTGGTAATGATGACACTAACCGTTCCGGATTCAGAGCCAACACCACACGGAAATGACATGCACGCATCTCAGATGAGTGCAGGAAACTTTGGCAAAGTTTTGCCAGGTGAGTCAAAGACTTATTGCTATGTTGCTGAAGTACCTGGTACCTTCAAGTACCACTGCTCCGGCGTCGACGTAGCTGCAATGGACCAACATGTCTTAGCTGGCATGTACGGTATCACAATTGTTGACCCAATCAATGGCTACAAGCAATTGCTATTGGAGACAACAAAAGTCCAAGACGGCAAGACTGTCAAAGCGCGAGAAACGGTGTCAGCTGACGCACTTGAATTCCAGCTACAGTACAACCAGTTATACCTAACTGAAGACGGTGGCTATGATCAAAGTGCAATGTTCCAACACCACGCAACACTAAATGTGGTCAACGGTTTCTCATTTGGCTATGTTCCAAACGCAGCTCACAACGAGTTGATTTTAGGCAATGCAAACAAGAACATCTTTGTTGCACAGCCATGGAACTCTCCTAATCTGAAACAATACCAATCACAGTTATTGTTCATCGAACAGGGACAACACGTGCGATTCTTTGTTGAAAACCAAGGAAACGAACCAGTGTTCTTCCACATTGTCGGTGAGATAATCGACCGTGTAGTGCAAGCAAGTGTAGTGCAAGCAAAAGGTACAGAAACTTGGCTAGTTGGCGGCTCACAAGGCATGATTGCCGATGTGGTCTTTGACGAACCAGGAGTATATGTCGCAGTAAACCACGACTATGCCGCAATCTTCACAGGTGCAGCAACAGTAATGGTTGTAGGTGATCCATTCGGTCTAAACGATCAATTGGGCACAAACGTACCGTCATATGCACATCTGTTGGGTAACCCAAGCGATGCAATCCCACCAATGGGCAAAAACAGCATCGAACATCCAAAGGTTAACCTGCACGGACTGTACACAGATGCACGTGCTGCTGAAATAGCAAGTGAACTAGGAATTTAA
- a CDS encoding aspartate ammonia-lyase: protein MEYRTDRDSLGEVKIPKDAYYGAFTGRAIKQYHVTGKKSHPHLISAFVMIKRSAAVANIQTGAIDKRLGSVIIKACDIILSGKHQDQFVIEEINSGAGTAFNMNANEVICNVALEILGKKKGQNQFLHPNDHVNMSQSSNDTYPTAMHVAILLNLKETIPAIDMLIKSISKKAKEFSSFKKIGRTHLMDALPVTLGSEFAAYATSLSKAKNAIVLASKELEFVGLGGTAVGNGANTPNGYRKIAISELGKISKLNLKAEKDMQHSLQSKFAVANFSSAVRNLALELNKIANDIRLMASGPIAGLSEIGIPAVHAGSSIMPGKVNPSLAECMNMVCFGIIGNDTAVANAAQAGQFELNVMLPGMLKAVLDSTDMLKNFVPIFSANLIDGLSANEERLQQNIEKSPVIVTLLAPKIGYQKSADLFKESLKTGKTIRELVTSQKILTDKEIDSLFK, encoded by the coding sequence TTGGAATACAGAACTGATCGCGATTCACTGGGAGAGGTCAAAATACCAAAGGACGCATACTATGGCGCATTCACAGGCCGCGCAATAAAGCAGTACCATGTGACTGGAAAAAAATCTCACCCTCATTTGATATCTGCATTTGTCATGATAAAGCGCTCAGCTGCAGTGGCAAACATCCAGACTGGCGCAATTGACAAAAGACTTGGAAGTGTAATCATCAAGGCATGTGATATTATTCTGTCAGGAAAGCACCAGGACCAGTTTGTAATTGAGGAAATCAACTCAGGTGCCGGAACTGCGTTTAACATGAACGCAAACGAGGTGATCTGCAATGTCGCACTTGAAATTCTCGGAAAGAAAAAAGGGCAGAACCAGTTCCTGCATCCAAATGATCACGTCAACATGTCGCAGTCAAGCAACGACACCTACCCCACTGCCATGCATGTGGCAATTTTGCTAAACCTAAAAGAAACAATTCCGGCAATAGATATGCTGATAAAGTCAATTTCAAAAAAAGCAAAAGAGTTTTCATCGTTTAAAAAAATTGGAAGGACCCACCTGATGGACGCACTCCCAGTTACACTTGGGAGCGAGTTTGCAGCCTATGCCACGTCTCTCTCAAAAGCAAAAAACGCAATCGTTTTAGCTTCAAAAGAATTAGAGTTTGTAGGACTTGGCGGGACGGCAGTAGGAAACGGTGCAAACACCCCAAATGGATACAGGAAAATTGCTATATCAGAGCTTGGAAAAATTTCAAAGCTAAACTTGAAGGCAGAAAAAGACATGCAGCATTCGCTCCAGTCAAAGTTTGCGGTTGCAAATTTTTCATCGGCTGTTAGAAACTTGGCACTTGAGCTAAACAAGATTGCAAACGACATCAGGCTGATGGCCTCGGGCCCGATTGCAGGGCTGTCAGAGATTGGAATTCCGGCAGTCCATGCAGGCTCGTCCATAATGCCAGGAAAGGTGAATCCGTCTTTGGCAGAGTGCATGAACATGGTCTGCTTTGGGATAATTGGAAACGACACCGCGGTTGCAAATGCGGCGCAGGCAGGCCAGTTTGAGCTAAACGTGATGCTGCCAGGCATGCTAAAGGCAGTCTTGGACTCGACTGACATGCTCAAGAACTTTGTTCCGATTTTTTCTGCCAATCTAATTGACGGCCTGAGCGCAAACGAAGAAAGGCTGCAGCAAAACATAGAGAAAAGCCCCGTAATAGTGACGCTGCTTGCTCCAAAGATAGGGTACCAAAAGTCAGCAGACCTCTTCAAGGAATCACTAAAGACAGGAAAGACAATCCGCGAACTGGTCACGTCACAGAAAATTCTAACTGACAAGGAAATAGATTCCTTATTCAAGTGA